A window from Micromonospora terminaliae encodes these proteins:
- a CDS encoding amidohydrolase: MSIRVYRNADIHTGDPGNPSAEALAVDGERLLAVGGEAEVRQAAGRGAELIDLAGAAVLPGLYDAHIHTAQYAQSLGAVDLRGARSLDEALAMVAAHAARLRPGSWLFGGRWNSNTWDPPAQPDRYALDSVCPGLPVALPSVDGHTVWANSSALRLAGIDARTPDPAGGEIVRDASGEPTGILRETASDPLRDLMVSPDLRDLLRTGQEALLARGLTSVHDIDGEDCRAAYLALRDAGQLKLRVHKAIPTAHLEAAIAEGRRTGQGDDWVRTGPVKIFSDGALGSHTCHMSRPFAGERENVGIAVTPYEDLVALFTRAAGAGIAVATHAIGDRANRLVVDAYEAVGRTPGVRHRIEHAQHLRPADLARMATLGIVASMQPVHCTSDIDLVDSLLAGHDLASYAWRGMLDAGVTLAFGSDAPVESPDPFAALYAAVTRARPDGTPAGGWQPEQRLSMAEAIHAHTLGAAAAAGEQDRKGSLTPGKLADFIAVDTDPYRESPEAVLHTTVLTTVVGGEIRWQEP, translated from the coding sequence ATGAGCATCCGCGTGTACCGCAACGCCGACATCCACACGGGAGACCCCGGCAACCCGTCGGCCGAGGCCCTGGCCGTGGACGGTGAGCGCCTGCTGGCCGTCGGCGGGGAGGCGGAGGTGCGCCAGGCCGCGGGCCGGGGTGCCGAGCTGATCGACCTGGCGGGCGCCGCGGTGCTCCCCGGGCTCTACGACGCCCACATCCACACCGCCCAGTACGCGCAGAGCCTGGGCGCCGTCGACCTGCGCGGGGCGCGCAGCCTGGACGAGGCCCTCGCCATGGTGGCCGCGCACGCGGCGCGGCTGCGACCGGGGTCCTGGCTGTTCGGCGGCCGGTGGAACAGCAACACCTGGGATCCGCCGGCCCAGCCGGACCGGTACGCCCTGGACTCGGTCTGTCCCGGCCTGCCGGTCGCGTTGCCGAGCGTGGACGGCCACACCGTGTGGGCCAACTCCTCGGCCCTGCGGCTGGCCGGCATCGACGCGCGCACTCCCGATCCGGCGGGCGGCGAGATCGTCCGGGACGCGAGCGGCGAGCCGACCGGCATCCTGCGCGAGACGGCCTCGGACCCGCTGCGCGACCTCATGGTCTCCCCCGACCTGCGCGACCTGCTGCGCACCGGGCAGGAGGCGCTGCTCGCGCGCGGCCTGACCAGCGTGCACGACATCGACGGTGAGGACTGCCGGGCGGCGTACCTCGCGCTGCGCGACGCGGGTCAGCTGAAGCTGCGCGTCCACAAGGCGATCCCGACGGCGCACCTGGAGGCGGCCATCGCCGAGGGCCGCCGCACCGGGCAGGGCGACGACTGGGTCCGCACCGGGCCCGTGAAGATCTTCAGCGACGGGGCACTCGGCTCGCACACCTGTCACATGAGCAGGCCCTTCGCCGGTGAGCGCGAAAACGTGGGCATCGCCGTCACCCCGTACGAGGATCTGGTCGCGTTGTTCACGCGGGCCGCCGGGGCCGGCATCGCGGTGGCCACGCACGCCATCGGCGACCGGGCCAACCGCCTGGTCGTCGACGCCTACGAGGCGGTCGGCCGCACCCCCGGGGTGCGGCACCGCATCGAGCATGCGCAGCACCTCCGCCCCGCCGACCTGGCCCGGATGGCCACCCTCGGCATCGTCGCCTCGATGCAGCCGGTGCACTGCACCAGCGACATCGACCTGGTCGACTCCCTGCTGGCCGGGCACGACCTGGCCTCCTACGCCTGGCGGGGCATGCTGGACGCCGGCGTCACGCTGGCGTTCGGCTCCGACGCCCCGGTCGAGAGCCCCGACCCCTTCGCCGCGCTGTACGCCGCGGTGACCCGCGCCCGCCCCGACGGCACACCGGCCGGCGGCTGGCAGCCCGAGCAGCGGCTGAGCATGGCCGAGGCGATCCACGCCCACACCCTCGGCGCCGCGGCCGCGGCCGGCGAGCAGGACCGCAAGGGCAGCCTCACGCCCGGCAAGCTCGCCGACTTCATCGCGGTGGACACCGACCCCTACCGGGAGTCGCCGGAGGCCGTCCTGCACACCACGGTCCTCACGACCGTCGTGGGCGGCGAGATCCGCTGGCAGGAACCGTGA
- a CDS encoding L,D-transpeptidase family protein, with protein sequence MKRRSLILGAAAGVAAPVLASGATPAAASDATTDRPRPRNYSPSNKASNLRTLPATTRQVVVVTAAGYRTSYATLETFAKVDGRWNPVSAALPARIGSQYFSDQHVEGVPTTPTGVYSIGPTMYGIAANPGVRYPYHRLVTNDWWNENPKSAAYNTFQHTTTNPGGLSEALWQEKPAYTHFAVITYNMPPNVAKPVPNAGSGIFLHEFSRTPSGPTAGCVSLSHADLVSVLRWLDPAAQPRIVMCPLESLGRY encoded by the coding sequence ATGAAGCGGAGATCCCTGATCCTCGGCGCGGCGGCCGGCGTCGCGGCTCCCGTCCTCGCCTCCGGCGCGACGCCCGCCGCGGCCTCCGACGCCACCACCGACCGGCCCCGGCCGCGTAACTACTCGCCGAGCAACAAGGCCAGCAACCTCCGGACCCTGCCGGCGACCACCCGGCAGGTCGTCGTCGTGACCGCGGCCGGCTACCGCACCAGTTACGCCACGCTGGAGACGTTCGCGAAGGTCGACGGCCGCTGGAACCCGGTCTCCGCGGCACTGCCCGCCCGGATCGGCTCCCAGTACTTCAGCGACCAGCACGTCGAGGGCGTGCCGACCACGCCGACCGGCGTCTACTCCATCGGCCCGACGATGTACGGCATCGCGGCGAACCCGGGCGTGCGGTACCCCTACCACCGGCTCGTCACCAACGACTGGTGGAACGAGAACCCGAAATCGGCCGCCTACAACACCTTCCAGCACACGACCACCAATCCCGGTGGCCTCAGTGAGGCGCTGTGGCAGGAGAAGCCCGCCTACACGCACTTCGCCGTGATCACCTACAACATGCCGCCGAACGTCGCGAAGCCGGTGCCGAACGCGGGCAGCGGGATCTTCCTGCACGAGTTCAGCAGGACGCCGTCCGGTCCCACCGCCGGCTGCGTCAGCCTGTCGCACGCCGACCTGGTCAGCGTGCTCCGGTGGCTCGACCCCGCGGCCCAGCCGCGCATCGTGATGTGCCCGCTGGAAAGCCTCGGCCGCTACTGA
- a CDS encoding NAD-dependent epimerase/dehydratase family protein encodes MRVLVTGAAGFIGSQIADLLAAEGHEPVCLDALLPQAHGGALPEWARRHDPVIGDVRDDGLLDRLLPGVDAVCHQAAMVGHGLDPSDAPGYAGHNDHGTAVLLAAMHRAGVSRLVLASSMVVYGEGRYTCARHAVVRPAPRRAADLAAGRYDPTCPACGGTLDPALVPEDAPLEPRSTYAASKLAQEHYAAAWARQTGGGVWALRYHNVYGPRMPRDTPYAGVASLFRSALAGGRPPRVYEDGRQRRDFVHVTDVARANLLALTAPTPDGLVPVNVCSGEPHTVGDLAAELARAMDGPEPEVVGGARAADVRHVVADPTRARDLLGYTARVAFADGVTAFATDPLREPAALPA; translated from the coding sequence ATGCGGGTACTGGTCACCGGCGCGGCCGGCTTCATCGGATCGCAGATCGCCGACCTGCTGGCCGCCGAGGGCCACGAGCCGGTCTGCCTCGACGCGCTGCTGCCCCAGGCGCACGGCGGCGCGCTGCCCGAGTGGGCGCGCCGGCACGACCCGGTGATCGGCGACGTCCGCGACGACGGGTTGCTGGACCGGCTGCTGCCGGGGGTGGACGCGGTCTGCCACCAGGCCGCCATGGTGGGGCACGGCCTGGACCCCTCCGACGCACCCGGGTACGCCGGCCACAACGACCACGGCACGGCGGTGCTGCTCGCCGCCATGCATCGAGCCGGCGTGTCGCGTCTGGTCCTGGCCAGCTCGATGGTGGTCTACGGCGAGGGCCGCTACACCTGCGCCCGGCACGCCGTGGTCCGCCCCGCACCCCGCCGGGCCGCCGACCTGGCCGCCGGCCGGTACGACCCCACCTGCCCCGCCTGCGGCGGCACCCTCGATCCGGCCCTGGTCCCCGAGGACGCCCCGCTGGAGCCGCGCAGCACGTACGCCGCCAGCAAGCTCGCCCAGGAGCACTACGCGGCGGCCTGGGCGCGGCAGACCGGGGGCGGGGTGTGGGCGCTGCGCTACCACAACGTCTACGGCCCCCGGATGCCCCGCGACACCCCGTACGCCGGGGTCGCCTCGCTGTTCCGCTCGGCGCTGGCCGGCGGCCGGCCACCGAGGGTGTACGAGGACGGCCGCCAGCGCCGCGACTTCGTGCACGTCACCGACGTGGCCCGGGCCAACCTGCTGGCGCTCACCGCGCCCACGCCGGACGGTCTGGTCCCGGTGAACGTCTGCTCCGGCGAGCCGCACACCGTCGGCGACCTGGCCGCCGAGCTCGCCCGGGCCATGGACGGGCCCGAGCCGGAGGTGGTCGGCGGCGCCCGGGCGGCGGACGTTCGGCACGTGGTCGCCGATCCCACCCGGGCCCGGGACCTGCTCGGCTACACCGCCCGGGTGGCCTTCGCCGACGGCGTGACCGCCTTCGCCACCGACCCCCTGCGCGAACCCGCCGCCCTGCCCGCCTGA
- a CDS encoding glycosyltransferase family 2 protein, whose protein sequence is MPTQIDVVLPCLDEAAALPGVLTALPPGYRAIVVDNGSRDGSPEVAARHGARVVREPRRGYGAAVHAGLEHAETELVCVLDADGSFDPGELPALVAPVAAGAADLAVGRRRPVSAGAWPWHARAGTALVAALLRQRGVPLRDLSPIRVARRDALLALGVTDRAFGYPLELMIRAAAAGWRIHERDVRYAPRAAGTRSKVSGSVRGTVRATRDFLAVLRSVDGRR, encoded by the coding sequence ATGCCGACACAGATCGACGTGGTGCTGCCGTGCCTCGACGAGGCCGCCGCCCTGCCCGGCGTGCTGACCGCGCTACCGCCCGGCTACCGGGCGATCGTGGTGGACAACGGGTCCCGGGACGGCTCCCCGGAGGTGGCCGCGCGGCACGGCGCCCGGGTGGTGCGGGAGCCGCGCCGCGGCTACGGGGCGGCCGTGCACGCCGGCCTGGAACACGCCGAGACCGAGCTGGTCTGCGTGCTCGACGCCGACGGCTCCTTCGACCCGGGCGAGCTGCCCGCCCTGGTCGCCCCGGTGGCGGCCGGTGCCGCCGACCTGGCGGTGGGCCGGCGCCGTCCGGTGTCCGCCGGGGCGTGGCCGTGGCACGCCCGGGCCGGCACGGCGCTGGTCGCCGCGCTGCTGCGCCAGCGCGGGGTGCCGCTGCGGGACCTCAGCCCGATCCGGGTCGCCCGGCGGGACGCCCTGCTCGCCCTCGGGGTCACCGACCGGGCCTTCGGCTACCCCCTCGAACTGATGATCCGGGCCGCTGCCGCCGGCTGGCGCATCCACGAACGCGACGTCCGGTACGCCCCGCGCGCCGCCGGGACCCGGTCCAAGGTCTCCGGCTCGGTCCGCGGCACGGTCCGCGCCA
- a CDS encoding LysR family transcriptional regulator: MARDLETALLRSFVTAVRAGSISRAAATLGQTQPALSQQLRKLESVVGRPLLHRSASGVSTTRAGEELLPYAERILSLSAQALSEAGRALSGRCGVGLLEDLAASQLPQTLADLARLHPGATLEVLSLSSVATREAYDEGRVQLVLDEVPSLPGPPRWTVRRPLVWAVGRDVDAAADALPVVLFTGTCSWRTSVLETLERADRRWRVAFESNSLVGVLAAVRAGLGVAALMPANLEPAMTRHDADALPTLPDVELGLARHPRTDGDPLIDAVETALRRTI, from the coding sequence ATGGCCAGGGACCTCGAGACCGCGTTGCTCCGGTCGTTCGTCACCGCCGTACGGGCGGGCAGCATCAGCCGCGCCGCCGCCACCCTCGGACAGACCCAGCCCGCGCTCAGCCAGCAGTTGCGCAAGCTCGAAAGCGTCGTCGGTCGTCCGCTGCTCCACCGATCGGCGTCCGGCGTCTCGACGACGCGGGCGGGTGAGGAACTCCTGCCGTACGCCGAACGCATCCTCTCGCTCTCCGCGCAGGCGCTCTCCGAGGCCGGACGCGCGCTGAGCGGCCGCTGCGGCGTCGGGTTGCTCGAAGACCTCGCCGCATCCCAGCTTCCCCAGACCCTCGCCGACCTCGCCCGGCTGCACCCCGGCGCGACGCTGGAGGTGCTCAGCCTGTCCAGCGTCGCGACGCGGGAGGCCTACGACGAAGGCCGCGTCCAGCTCGTGCTCGACGAGGTGCCGAGCCTTCCGGGCCCACCGCGCTGGACGGTGCGCCGGCCGTTGGTCTGGGCGGTCGGCCGGGATGTGGACGCGGCCGCCGATGCGCTGCCGGTGGTGCTGTTCACGGGCACCTGCTCCTGGCGTACGTCCGTGCTGGAGACGCTGGAACGGGCCGACCGGCGCTGGCGGGTGGCGTTCGAGAGCAACAGCCTGGTCGGTGTGCTCGCCGCGGTACGGGCCGGGCTCGGCGTCGCGGCCCTCATGCCCGCAAACCTCGAACCGGCCATGACCCGCCACGACGCGGACGCCCTGCCCACCCTGCCGGACGTCGAGCTCGGTCTCGCCCGGCACCCGCGGACCGACGGCGATCCGCTGATCGACGCCGTGGAGACCGCGCTGCGACGCACGATCTGA
- a CDS encoding MFS transporter translates to MTRYREVLAVPGMASLLGVSLLARAAITADVMALTLYVVLDLDLSYAAAGGVAAALTAGVALGGPLLGRLIDRRGPRTVLLATVVLQVVFWLSVPSLAYGILLGAAFVAGLLMVPAQAVTRQAIAAMTTERHRRAAFALESVQGELSYLVGPAVVILAAAETSPGAVAWGVGAAIAAGGAGIALLNPPLRAEGEAAAGAAERPPRREWLGAGLVAVLLMAFGATTLLSGVDLAIVATLQEAGQVSWAAVVVAVFGGASVAGGLAYGALPRPLPTWLLLGLLGLLTVPAGLAHDWPWLCAAVVGIGLLTAPTLSAVADAVSRLAPAGVRGEVTGLQSSAQSAGFAVGSPIVGIAIDVSTPAGGFAAAGLAALAAALLGGLLSRGDGHPAHGVRDDTGIHTRWTARCGRAVVNRAGAERTVRVAAAGRRRPTVARRPRAARRDWCDRPLRGWSWRRRGS, encoded by the coding sequence GTGACGAGATACCGGGAAGTGCTCGCCGTGCCGGGGATGGCGTCGTTGCTGGGCGTCTCGCTGCTCGCCCGCGCCGCGATCACCGCTGACGTGATGGCGCTGACCCTGTACGTCGTGCTGGACCTGGACCTGAGTTACGCGGCGGCGGGCGGTGTGGCGGCGGCCCTCACCGCCGGGGTGGCGCTGGGCGGGCCGCTGCTCGGCCGCCTGATCGACCGGCGGGGCCCGCGTACCGTGCTCCTGGCCACCGTCGTGCTGCAGGTGGTGTTCTGGCTGAGCGTGCCGAGCCTGGCGTACGGGATCCTGCTGGGCGCCGCCTTCGTGGCGGGTCTGTTGATGGTGCCGGCCCAGGCGGTGACCCGGCAGGCGATCGCCGCCATGACGACGGAACGGCACCGCCGGGCCGCGTTCGCGCTGGAATCAGTGCAGGGCGAGCTGTCGTACCTCGTGGGCCCGGCGGTGGTGATCCTGGCCGCGGCGGAGACGTCCCCCGGTGCGGTGGCGTGGGGGGTCGGCGCCGCCATCGCGGCCGGCGGAGCCGGGATCGCACTGCTCAACCCGCCGCTGCGGGCCGAGGGCGAGGCGGCTGCCGGCGCGGCGGAGCGGCCCCCGCGCCGGGAGTGGCTGGGCGCCGGACTTGTCGCCGTGCTGCTGATGGCGTTCGGCGCCACGACGCTGCTCAGCGGCGTCGACCTCGCCATCGTCGCCACGCTCCAAGAGGCCGGTCAGGTGTCCTGGGCGGCCGTCGTCGTGGCCGTGTTCGGTGGTGCCTCCGTCGCGGGCGGGCTGGCATACGGCGCGCTGCCGCGGCCGCTGCCCACGTGGCTGCTGCTCGGCCTGCTCGGGCTCCTGACCGTCCCCGCCGGGCTCGCCCACGACTGGCCGTGGCTGTGCGCGGCCGTCGTCGGCATCGGGCTGCTCACCGCGCCGACCCTGTCCGCGGTGGCCGACGCGGTGAGTCGCCTGGCGCCGGCCGGCGTGCGGGGTGAGGTCACGGGGCTGCAGTCCTCGGCGCAGAGCGCCGGCTTCGCGGTGGGATCACCGATCGTCGGGATCGCCATCGACGTCTCCACACCGGCGGGCGGCTTCGCGGCGGCCGGGCTGGCCGCCCTCGCCGCCGCGCTGCTCGGCGGGCTGCTGTCCCGTGGCGACGGGCACCCCGCTCACGGTGTCCGCGACGACACCGGGATCCACACCCGGTGGACCGCCCGGTGCGGCAGAGCCGTGGTGAACCGCGCCGGGGCTGAGCGGACAGTCAGGGTCGCCGCAGCCGGCCGGCGGCGGCCAACCGTCGCACGGCGGCCTCGTGCGGCACGGCGTGACTGGTGCGACCGCCCACTCCGCGGGTGGTCGTGGCGGCGAAGAGGGAGTTGA
- a CDS encoding glycerophosphodiester phosphodiesterase family protein: MSASVSARGRVATYAHRGSSGMAPENTAAAFALAIAEGADYVETDVQLSADGELVIIHDVTLARTTDARLAFADRAPWNVHDFTLAELSKLDAGGWYDDDFAGQHILTLDELLDLLGDRIGLNLELKSPAVNPGLAHTVAARLRRRPDWIEPGARPLVVGSFDEQALRDFHAQLPTVPVALIAYDVPASEKLNDLAGWVHSVNPDIRRLRSEDVARVLEAGMAVVPWTVDSPALWRWAVEAGVDAMITNYPYALNSMLRDGDPVPGAAGVVVQDVVPHSPGDEPQWAGEHVVLRNVSGQPVDVSGWYLRSQSSDRIVVGDGYVIPPGGLLRVWTGPGTDDAATYHNGRTTAVWNGTKGDSAGLHRADGAIVDLYAYFVRPGPAEQRGAGPGGAGPSTEGAVGQPTDLL, encoded by the coding sequence ATGAGCGCGAGCGTGTCCGCACGCGGGCGGGTCGCGACGTACGCGCACCGCGGGTCGTCCGGTATGGCGCCGGAGAACACCGCGGCGGCCTTCGCGCTCGCGATCGCCGAGGGCGCCGACTACGTCGAGACCGACGTGCAGCTCAGCGCCGACGGCGAGCTGGTGATCATCCACGACGTCACGCTTGCCCGCACCACCGACGCCCGGCTGGCGTTCGCCGACCGCGCGCCCTGGAACGTGCACGACTTCACCCTCGCCGAGCTGAGCAAGCTCGACGCCGGCGGCTGGTACGACGACGACTTCGCCGGCCAGCACATCCTGACCCTCGACGAGCTGCTCGACCTGCTCGGGGACCGGATCGGCCTGAACCTGGAGCTGAAGTCACCTGCGGTGAATCCCGGGCTGGCGCACACCGTCGCCGCCCGGCTGCGCCGGCGTCCCGACTGGATCGAGCCCGGCGCCCGGCCGCTCGTCGTCGGGTCCTTCGACGAGCAGGCCCTCCGGGACTTCCACGCGCAGCTGCCCACCGTCCCGGTCGCGCTGATCGCCTACGACGTGCCGGCGAGCGAAAAGCTGAACGATCTGGCCGGGTGGGTCCACTCGGTCAACCCCGACATCCGCCGGCTGCGCTCGGAGGACGTGGCCCGCGTTCTCGAGGCGGGCATGGCCGTCGTGCCGTGGACGGTCGACTCCCCGGCGTTGTGGCGGTGGGCCGTCGAGGCGGGCGTCGACGCGATGATCACCAACTACCCGTACGCGCTGAACAGCATGCTGCGCGACGGTGACCCGGTGCCCGGCGCGGCGGGGGTGGTCGTCCAGGACGTGGTGCCCCACTCCCCCGGCGACGAGCCGCAGTGGGCCGGCGAGCATGTCGTCCTGCGCAACGTCTCCGGACAGCCGGTCGACGTCAGCGGCTGGTACCTGCGGAGCCAGTCGTCCGACCGGATCGTGGTGGGCGACGGCTACGTCATCCCGCCGGGCGGGCTGCTGCGAGTGTGGACCGGTCCGGGCACCGACGATGCGGCCACGTACCACAACGGTCGTACCACCGCCGTCTGGAACGGCACGAAGGGCGACTCGGCCGGGCTGCATCGCGCGGACGGCGCGATCGTCGATCTGTACGCCTACTTCGTCCGGCCCGGCCCCGCCGAGCAGCGAGGGGCCGGCCCCGGAGGAGCCGGCCCCTCGACCGAGGGTGCGGTCGGTCAGCCGACCGACTTGTTGTAG
- a CDS encoding molybdopterin-dependent oxidoreductase: protein MPASPPPPDDAPSAAPAALWSGLARHRPPGVDAVDRAWRSPVRGPWLTSVLGAVLLATLPLVVVTGLLDWIAYGPGLGQAFPRDVGWLHPPVFDWPTRPAWLFRVTQGLHVTLGIVLVPVVLGKLWSVVPKLFDWPPARSAAQVLERLSLLLLVGGILFQTATGLLNIQYAYLFGFDFYTAHWYGAWIFTAALVVHVAIKLPRLVTALRGPGFARTPVERTRPEPADPDGLVARRPGAATMSRRGVLALVGGGALLLAALTVGQSVDALRSTALLLPRGRRIGDGPTGFPVNRSAAAAGVTPEQTGPGWRLTLHAGNRTVALDRARLLALAQHTAVLPIACVEGWSTTQTWSGVRLRDLAALVGSADPAAARVRSLERAGLFREAVLHGGQVTDPDALLALRVNGVDLSPDHGYPARVIVPALPGVHCTKWVAEIVFDG, encoded by the coding sequence GTGCCCGCCAGCCCACCGCCACCGGACGACGCGCCGTCGGCCGCGCCGGCGGCCCTGTGGTCGGGGCTGGCCCGGCACCGGCCGCCGGGGGTCGACGCCGTCGACCGGGCCTGGCGCAGCCCCGTCCGCGGGCCCTGGCTGACCTCGGTGCTCGGCGCCGTGCTGCTGGCCACCCTGCCCCTGGTGGTCGTCACCGGGCTGCTCGACTGGATCGCCTACGGTCCCGGTCTCGGCCAGGCGTTTCCCCGGGACGTGGGCTGGCTGCACCCGCCGGTGTTCGACTGGCCGACCCGGCCCGCCTGGCTGTTCCGGGTGACCCAGGGGCTGCACGTGACGCTCGGGATCGTGCTGGTGCCGGTGGTGCTGGGCAAGCTCTGGTCGGTGGTGCCCAAGCTCTTCGACTGGCCGCCGGCCCGCTCGGCCGCCCAGGTGCTGGAGCGGCTGTCGCTGCTGCTGCTGGTGGGCGGCATCCTGTTCCAGACGGCCACCGGCCTGCTCAACATCCAGTACGCCTACCTGTTCGGCTTCGACTTCTACACGGCGCACTGGTACGGCGCCTGGATCTTCACGGCGGCGCTCGTCGTCCACGTGGCGATCAAGTTGCCCCGGCTGGTCACCGCGCTGCGCGGGCCGGGCTTCGCGCGTACCCCGGTGGAGCGGACCCGGCCGGAGCCGGCGGATCCCGACGGCCTGGTGGCCCGGCGGCCCGGCGCGGCGACGATGAGCCGGCGGGGCGTGCTGGCCCTGGTCGGCGGCGGGGCGCTGCTGCTGGCGGCGCTGACGGTCGGGCAGAGCGTCGACGCGCTGCGCTCCACCGCGCTGCTGTTGCCCCGCGGCCGGCGCATCGGCGACGGGCCGACCGGTTTCCCGGTCAACCGCAGCGCCGCGGCGGCCGGCGTCACGCCGGAGCAGACCGGGCCGGGCTGGCGGCTCACGCTGCACGCGGGCAACCGCACGGTCGCCCTGGACCGGGCCCGGCTGCTCGCCCTGGCACAGCACACGGCCGTCCTGCCGATCGCCTGCGTGGAGGGGTGGTCCACCACGCAGACCTGGAGCGGGGTCCGGCTGCGCGACCTCGCCGCCCTGGTCGGGTCGGCCGATCCGGCCGCCGCCCGGGTCCGGTCGCTGGAACGCGCCGGCCTGTTCCGCGAGGCCGTCCTGCACGGCGGCCAGGTGACCGACCCGGACGCGCTGCTCGCCCTGCGGGTCAACGGCGTCGACCTGAGCCCGGACCACGGCTACCCGGCACGGGTCATCGTGCCGGCACTGCCCGGCGTGCACTGCACGAAGTGGGTGGCGGAGATCGTGTTCGATGGCTAG
- a CDS encoding P1 family peptidase: MTQPGRRARDLGVVVGPLPTGRHNAITDVAGVLVGHTTVDDGADLHTGVTAVVPAALGPPRWALPAAVHTGNGYGKLVGSTQVDELGNLESPVVLTATLSVFRAADAVLTHLMRRRPDGLSFNPLVGETNDGHLSDIRRRPITERHVLDAIDGASAQPPAEGCVGAGTGTSALGYKAGIGTSSRVVRTAGTAVTVGALVQANFGGVLTVLGVPLPVDELVPHADRAEPPGNSCMILVATDAALDARQLGRLARRAVFAMGRVGAAYAHGSGDYAVAFSTAEPGRQAIPDAQLDPIFAAVLDSVEEALLNSLFAATTTRGVGGRTSHAVPHEAAVRRLAAAGRLRRP; the protein is encoded by the coding sequence GTGACGCAGCCCGGCCGCCGGGCCCGCGACCTCGGCGTCGTGGTCGGGCCACTCCCGACCGGACGGCACAACGCGATCACCGACGTCGCCGGCGTACTCGTGGGGCACACCACCGTCGACGACGGCGCCGACCTGCACACCGGCGTCACCGCGGTGGTGCCGGCCGCACTCGGCCCGCCGCGGTGGGCCCTGCCGGCGGCCGTCCACACGGGCAACGGGTACGGGAAACTGGTCGGCTCGACCCAGGTGGACGAGCTCGGCAACCTGGAGTCGCCGGTCGTCCTGACCGCCACGCTGTCGGTGTTCCGGGCGGCGGACGCGGTGCTGACCCACCTCATGCGACGCCGGCCGGACGGGCTGTCGTTCAACCCGCTGGTAGGCGAGACCAACGACGGCCACCTGTCGGACATCCGCCGGCGCCCGATCACCGAGCGGCACGTGCTCGACGCCATCGACGGGGCGTCCGCGCAGCCGCCCGCCGAGGGCTGCGTCGGTGCGGGCACCGGCACCTCGGCGCTGGGCTACAAGGCGGGCATCGGCACGTCGTCCCGGGTCGTACGCACGGCGGGCACCGCGGTGACCGTGGGCGCCCTGGTGCAGGCCAACTTCGGCGGCGTGCTGACCGTGCTGGGTGTCCCGCTGCCGGTCGACGAGCTGGTCCCGCACGCCGACCGCGCCGAGCCGCCCGGCAACTCGTGCATGATCCTGGTCGCCACCGACGCCGCCCTGGACGCCCGGCAGCTCGGGCGGCTCGCCCGCCGGGCCGTCTTCGCCATGGGCCGGGTCGGCGCCGCCTACGCGCACGGCAGCGGCGACTACGCGGTCGCGTTCAGCACGGCGGAGCCGGGCCGGCAGGCCATCCCCGACGCGCAGCTCGACCCGATCTTCGCCGCCGTCCTGGACTCGGTCGAGGAGGCGCTGCTCAACTCCCTCTTCGCCGCCACGACCACCCGCGGAGTGGGCGGTCGCACCAGTCACGCCGTGCCGCACGAGGCCGCCGTGCGACGGTTGGCCGCCGCCGGCCGGCTGCGGCGACCCTGA